One segment of Salvia splendens isolate huo1 chromosome 20, SspV2, whole genome shotgun sequence DNA contains the following:
- the LOC121783091 gene encoding V-type proton ATPase subunit G 1-like — MASSSQNGIQLLLAAEQEAQHIVNAARTAKQARLKQAKEEAEKEIAEFRAQMEAEYQSKVAESSGDSGANVKRLEAETDGKIHHLKEEASRISPDVVSMLLRQVTTVKN; from the exons ATGGCCTCCAGTAGCCAGAATGGAATTCAACTCTTGCTAGCTGCAGAACAAGAGGCTCAGCACATTGTCAATGCTGCTAGAACCG CAAAACAAGCCAGACTTAAACAGGCAAAAGAGGAGGCCGAGAAGGAAATTGCTGAATTCCGTGCTCAAATGGAAGCTGAATATCAAAGTAAGGTGGCCGAG AGCAGTGGAGACTCGGGTGCTAATGTGAAGCGCCTTGAAGCAGAAACGGATGGAAAGATCCACCACCTGAAGGAAGAAGCTTCCAGAATCTCCCCTGATGTTGTCTCCATGCTTCTGAGGCAAGTGACTACAGTAAAGAACTAG